One Cryptomeria japonica chromosome 9, Sugi_1.0, whole genome shotgun sequence genomic window carries:
- the LOC131058126 gene encoding uncharacterized protein LOC131058126: MVANDLWELYATGFVDTTDPTQYVALANNQKNQLRETRRKDAKALSLIKATLTKAIFLRIAATNYAKEVWEILQMSYKRIDKVRLAKLQMLRRDFETLQMKDSESISKFHTRVSGLLNQLRSNGETMEEHRIVEKILQIFPSKFDAIMIVIEEAKDLSILTVDELMVSLQTHEQCLNRSSTSSQEQAFKAQDNTRDRGRGRNGGRSSRGRGCGNEDGFGQANSQEGVSNSQNNSKQGKKNSSSNQRYETSNVECFNYHKFGHYARDYRKKQGN, encoded by the coding sequence ATGGTTGCAAATGATTTGTGGGAACTTTATGCAACTGGGTTTGTGGATACAACTGACCCAACCCAATATGTTGCCCTCGCAAATAATCAAAAGAACCAATTGAGAGAGACAAGGAGGAAAGATGCTAAGGCATTGAGTTTGATCAAAGCAACCTTGACGAAGGCGATATTTTTGAGAATAGCAGCAACTAACTATGCTAAGGAAGTGTGGGAAATCCTCCAAATGAGCTACAAGAGGATTGATAAAGTTAGATTGGCAAAGCTCCAAATGCTTAGAAGAGATTTTGAGACTCTTCAAATGAAGGACAGTGAGTCCATTTCAAAATTTCATACAAGAGTCTCTGGTTTGTTGAACCAGCTAAGGTCAAATGGAGAAACTATGGAGGAGCATAGAATTGTTGAGAAAATCCTTCAAATTTTTCCATCAAAGTTTGATGCAATAATGATTGTCATTGAAGAGGCAAAGGATTTGTCAATATTGACAGTTGATGAGTTGATGGTTTCTCTTCAAACCCATGAGCAGTGCCTAAATAGGTCTTCTACTTCTTCCCAAGAGCAAGCTTTCAAAGCTCAAGACAATACGAGAGATAGGGGGAGAGGAAGAAACGGTGGTAGGAGTTCAAGAGGTAGAGGTTGTGGCAATGAAGATGGCTTCGGACAAGCAAATAGCCAAGAGGGAGTGAGTAACTCTCAAAATAACTCCAAACAAGGCAAGAAGAATAGCAGCTCGAATCAGAGGTATGAAACAAGCAATGTAGaatgctttaactatcataagtTTGGGCATTATGCAAGAGATTACAGGAAAAAGCAAGGTAACTAG